The sequence below is a genomic window from Scylla paramamosain isolate STU-SP2022 chromosome 38, ASM3559412v1, whole genome shotgun sequence.
agaacagcGAGTGagttaaaaatacgaaaaaggaagaaaacgaagaaaaaaagaaaaggaaagaagagggagtcggtagttaaaaaaaaaaaaacacgcgagaaagtaagaaatgaaggaaagtaaggattgaaggaagaaagaccaaGTGAGTGTTAGAAAAATgagtgacagaaggaagaaagagtgtgtaaaggattaaagtaagcgagtaaaagaaggaaggaagcaacaaaggaaggaaggaaggaccgaatgaagggaaggaaggaaggaaaggaacataGCCTTTTAAAAAGTTTAACAGAAATCCCAAACCAAGAGGGAAGAAGTGTGAATCTGCCTTGTATGTTGGATGGgtatagtgaaggaaaggaagtagggaaaagaaggaagggtggtggtggaaggagagaagagagaggaagagagagagagaagagagagagagagagagacgagaagagagagagagaagagagagagagagagagagaggaagagagaagagagagaagagagagagagagatgagagagagagaggagaaggaggtttcaaatcCGCTTGTttggagtgaaagaggaaagaaaaaaaaggggaaggaaggtggagacgtgagatttccttctttgagtgagggaagaggagaggaagcaaaaagaaagaaggaagggatctcatggataataaagggagaatgggggaagggagggaggaagtattagagatatgtgaatgaggatatagattaagaaaggaaagaagggaaggaagagggaggaaggaaggaggtaggtaagaaatgaaagccagagagagacagacagagagagagagagagagagagagagagagagagagagagagggtgatacCGGGCCAGGTGGTTGTCCTGGTTCCTGTCAATTCCAACATAATATCACTAGTGTTATGCGATGACTGTatctaaaaatcacatataatatcgtccatgatttatttatttctaattcGCCTCAAATGCGCACGGTAAACAAGCTGAAGTAATTGCCCTAAataaatcattgctattatgagAGACTCAGGGATACGCAGGGCACTCAGAGGTACAACCTCGTCTCGCCTCACTGATGAACcgattttctctctcgcgtCAAGCAACACCACTTCTCATGTACTGACGACGATTTAATATTCATCGCAAAATTCAATATCGATTCGGAAACTTACCATCCAAAATTCGTTCCGGCCCGTGGAGGACAGGGGGAGCGtactggaggggagggtggctgtCTGGTTCCACCCGGGGCCAAGGGCGGGGATCGGGCAGCAAGTcccgctcctcctttacctccttattaagatatgatcgtccacttccagcctctcacacccaacaagaggccatcgttaacactacgcaccaaccaccagatactgccaccactggggtcctgatggggagatacgggctcctccttccgtgacagtgtctggtgaattgtgtgtagtagttcatcaaaattagcgttcaggacctaactacaaaggagtaaattggcctccatcatgccccagacactgccatgcgagggacctcttttggggagaagagtgcgccttccatggcagtgactggtgagtttgtcaaaattgtctttctgatgacctcttgttcagtgtgaggggctggagggtTGCAGCGCCACTGTCCCCACACTTCGTGAAAACTCGCTACGTTTAATGCGATTCCCGCGTCGTCATCGTAatactcgcttcgtttaatgtgattcctgcgtcgtcatcgtgaaattcgcttcgtttaatgtgattcccgcgtcgttatcgtcaaactcgcttcgttatcgtgaaaatcgcatcgttatcgtgaaacttGCTTCGTTTAATGTCATtcccgcgtcgttatcgtgaaaattgcttcgttatcgtgaaaaccgcatcgttattatgaaactcgcttcgtttaaattGATTCCCGCGTCTTATTGAAAattgcatcgttatcgtgaaaactgcatcgttatcgtgaaatccgcttcgttatcgtgaagtgtgtgaaaataaacttttttcgtaatattttctctttctccatatagagtactattcatacgtttttccattgtggtacctaagaatcttaaaaattcTTATAGCAATCATATccagtaatgtcttttcatttcctcatataaagtactttccatatatgttggcgtttatgtaggtaataaactgaaaaacactcataatatttgttttttggtaataaaagggtgttttcatgttttatatatttttttagggttttggtacctaagtagctgaaaacactcaaaagacacgttttttgtaatgttattttgtattcccatatacgatgctttccattttttttttagcgttttggtgccaaacacgctcataaactcataaaagatatatttttagaaatctcgtttcctttacccatgcctaacacatacacatttttggtaatattattctgtttctctatatagagtgctattcatgcgttttagcgttatgatacctaagaagctcaaaaactcttataatacacgcttatcgtaatgttccttcgtttccccgtatagattaCTCCCTTtggattttggtattttttacgacaaagataaaaaaaagaaaaaaaaaatgcttgtttcttgtaatgctcttgtatttctccataaagggcatTTTGGATTTTTTAAGCTTTATGGAAATAggtcaaaagacacaattttggtaatgttgtcttgtgttcctatagacggtgatttttttgcttttaagtgttttattaaCTAATACGCACATCagtactcaaaacacacgtttctggaaatgtttcctttccccatattgaatattttttttatggatttttgcgtgtgaaataccttcaaaatactctttttagtaatattgttctgtttttccgtatagagtgctattcatgccttttttttttttggtacctaagaagctcaaaacactcataatacacgttcctcgtagtgttttttttttcatttcttcatatagggtacttttcattcattttgacgtttttctacgcaataagctaaaaaatactcaaaatatttgattttagcaatgttattctgtttcttcaaaaaaaaaaaaagtgcgttttgcatacgttttaccgttttggtactttaTGTAGCTGAAAAAttctcataagacacgtttttggtaatactgatttttttttttccgtattcggagctttctatgtattttaacgtgttggtgcctaacaatctcaaaaacacatattcctaaagatatattcctgttttttttttttttcattagtgggtactttacgtgcattttggcgttttggtatttaaaaatgtgaaaaaaaacactcaaaacaaatttctgtttctccatatagattgcaattcacacgtttcagcgttttgttacataaggtcaaaaacactcatgatacacgtttctcataatgctttttttgtttctctaaatgaggtactttccatgcaatttggcttaaaaacacgtaaaatacacaattttcgtagtCAATGGTTTCAATAAATGGCGTTTTCCATAtgtattatcgttttggtacataaatagcttAATAACCCTGTTTTCTtacgtaataagttaaaaacactaaaatgttttCGAACATAAattcttcttacgtaacaagttaaaaacactaaaatacactttcctcgtaatgtattttcgtttcccctttatatgatactttgcaaacattttgtctttttctacgtaaaaaaaaaaaaaaaaaactaaaaaaacactgaaaatacttgtttctggtaaagttattttatttctccgtaaaaggtgttttccatgcattttagtgttttgatacgcaagaagctcaaaaacgctaaaaagagttgtttttgttaatgttgtttggttttcccatttagggtgctttccatacatttctAGAGTTTTTGTGACTAGCATATTCATAAGCATAAggcacgtttctagaaatctcgttttgatacgtaagtagctcaaaaaagctaaaaagagacgttttttggtaatgttttccatataaagtgcattccgtgatttttagcattttgatgggtaacactctcagaaaaaaacaagacttgtcgtttcctttccacaaataggttgctttccattcattttagcgttttggtgtctagcagtGTGAAAAACAATTCCCCATACATGTATAAGTGCATttgaatacattatggcgttttggtacccagcaatgttaaaaacacgcaaaatgcactttttagtaatattgtacTGTTCCTCTATATACAGTGCTATATTCAGCGTCTTTTCACAATTTgaaactaagaagctcaaaaacgctcataagacgtttctcgttatgtcttttcgtttcccatttaggatactttaaaTGCATTTGGGCTTTTCTTGATAACGAGATAAAAAATACTTggaatacttatttttggtaataatattctgtttcttgataaatgaggttttgcatgcgtttttagccttttggtacataagaagttcaaaaacactcaaaagacacgttttttgtaatattttgtattcccatataccGTCATTTATATgtcttttaacgtttttgtgattaataagcttaaaaacactcaaaagacacgtttctagtaatgtcgattcgtttttccatatagtgatctttgtaaatattttgaataattgttttttaacaatatgaaaacactcgaaacagattttttttttgttgttctgcttttccatatagagtggtattaatttgtttttgcgttttggtatctaagaaacttaaaaaaacaataattataaacgtttctcttaatgtcttttcgactCCCCATTAAAcgtacttagcatgcattttctcgatcttctacataagaagctcaaaagcactccaaaaaaatttaaaaaaatatttttggtaatgttattctgtttcttttgtaaatggtcttttccatggattttccttttttcgtatGCAAAAAGTTCAAAATACTCAACAGACGCGTTTTTCTTAATAGGGTGATTTCcaggctttttagcgttttggtgcctaacatgctaaaaaacaatcaaaagacacatttctgggaATTTCGTTTCATTTGACCATATAGATAGctctgcatacattttggcgttttgatacctagtaaaatgaaaacattcaaaatacactattttggtaatgttttgtttcttcatttagagagctattcatgcgttttagcaagttggtacttaagtagctcaaaaactcttataatacacgtctctcgtaatgtcttttcttttccttatatagaaaactttgcatgcattttattatttttctacgtaacaagctcaaaacactcaaaacacacgtttttggtgaaatTAAACTCTTTTACCATGAGCTTTGGCGATTTGGTtgataagtagctgaaaaacactgaaagaagatgtttttggtgatgttgttttgctttaccataaaaaaattcttttatatgctgtttagtgttttggtgcctaaacactttaaagacgtgtttttttgggaatgtctttattttattttttttcttagatagtaatttccttcattttggcgttttgttcctaagaatgtaaaaaaaaaaaaaaatcaaaatacacgcttttcataatgttgttctgtttctccttaaagaatgctattaatgcgttcaagctcataatacacgtctcttgtaatgtcctctctttttcccaccTAGGATACTTAGAATGgattttttcagcgtttttatattaagaaaatcaatgaaatctcaaaaaaacgtgttttttggtagtgttattgtttttctcaataaaaagtgttttgcatgcgttttagcgttatggtacgtaagaagttcaaaggagactcaaaaggcacttatttcgtaatgttttttgtatacccttatagggttatttccattcttttaagcgtttgggtgtctaacacgctcaaaaacactaaaaagacaacgttttttataatgttttgtgttCCGATATAATGGGCTTTCCATGCTCTCCATACTCAGAAAAATAGACATAAATCTgcaaatattatttattttccatggattttggcattttcatacctaacaatgtgaaatacactcaaaatacatattttttataatgttgttctggttttccattgcatgcgttttagtattttggtacgtaactagatttaatacagtgaaagaggagtttttggtaatgttttgtttacatACATAAACATGTATGtatggcgtttttgtacgtaacacgctaaaaaaaaacactcaaaagtcactttctttggtaaattgaactgtttcttgatatagagtgatattcttgtgttttagcatttggtacctaagaagcccaaaaaatctcataacacacgtttctagtaatgtcttcgtttccgttttttagcgttttcatacctaagaagctcaaaaacactcctaatatgcgcatcttgtaatgtctttacccttcaccatatagggtactttgcatgcattttggcgtttttgaacataaaaactcattaacaatcacattacatgtttctggtaatattattctgtttttcgaGAAaatatgttttccatgcgttttagcgttttggtacgaaagtagctcaaaaacaatgaaaagagatgccttggtaatgttttgttttcgcatatagggtgatttccatgctttttagtggctaacacgctaataatctctcaacaaacacgtttctcgaacattttttttcctcatttagcgcgcttttcatacattttggcgttttggttccgaactatgtgaaatacacacaaaaaaaatatattgttaatgttatttagttttccATACACAGTACTGTGGATGTGTTTtatcgatttggtacctaacaagctgaaaaacacacataatacatggctcttttaatgtccttttgtttacataaacagtgtagtttgcatgcatgttagtgtttttgttcttaaatctcaaaaccactaaaattatgttttttggtaattttttttttcataaagtatgttttgcatgcgtttttagcgttttggtacgtatgaaattaaacaaaaaacacttaaaagacatgtttttttttcgtaataatgtattgtattcctatatagggtgaactttattctttatagcgtttttgatgcctaccactctcaagaacactcaaaagacacgttcctggtaatgtcatttcgtttccccatataggtggctttgtataaattttggcgttttggtttctaatagtgtgaaaaagaaacactagaaatacagtttttttttttttttggtaaggttctgtttttcttcatatagagtggtatccatgcctttttagcattttggcatctaaaaagttagaaaaaatactcgtaatgcaaatttatcgtaatgttttttcgtttccccctatAATATACTCTGAATGCATCTTGcattttatacgtaacaagattaaaaacgcacagaatctttttttttttctttgtaattttataCTGCTTCCCAATGAAGGGtgatttccttgcattttagcgtttttgtaagaagctcaaaatactgAGAAGTaagtttttttggtaatgttttgttttcccatgaagtgtgctttccctgctttttagcgtcttgggGCTGAATATACTTAAGGAACATGTTTCCCgaaattttgtttgctttccttatatagaataatCTGAAATAATTTTggtggtttggtacctaacaatgtgaaatgccctgaaaatacacgttctttggtaatgttgttttctttctccatataaatttCTATTCGTGCGTTTTtgagttctggtacctaagataccgaaaaaaaaaaacactcatagtaagcgtttatcgtaatgttctttcgtttccctatatagggtattttctttgcattttgacgttttttgtacgtaagaagctgaaaatgcttatttttggtaatattattctccttcatcatagattttagcgttttagtacgtaagtagctcagaacactaaaaacacttttttttctttgtaaagttgttttgtttcccaatatagggtgcatttttagagatttggtgcctaacacgtttataaacactcaaaggaaacatttttcaaaatgtttctttttcccatatatggggctttgtaagcattttggatctttggtacctaataatgtgaaaaacacttaaaatacacgattttggtaatgttctgtatctCGATATTAAgtgttaatcatgtgttttaTCATACTGATAACTAAAAagctcactcataatacacgtctttttgtttccctatatagtttACAttacatggattttttttttttgcgtttttttgtacgtaagattttgtacacaaaatactctttttttggtatcttattctgacacttcatacaggatgttttgcatgcgatttagatttttgttacgtaaaaagtaaaaaaaaaaaacactcaaaaaactcgtttttcgtaattttatcttttaatccaatatagggtgatttctatgctttttagcattttagtgtccaacatgctcataaacagtcaaatgacacttttcttgaattcccgtttcatttccccatatagggtgctttccatgcattttggcatttacacttaaaatacacgtgtttggtaatgttgctctgtttgtccatataactattaatgcattttagcgttttggtgcttaataagctcaaaaacattcataatacacgtctttggtaatgtcctttcgtttccccatatagggtactttgcttgcattttggcgtttttctgaaaaaataaaaattgaaaatgctagttttggtaatgctatttagttttttttttttcttaaagggtgttttgcatgcgttttatcgtttggtacgtaaaaagtaaaaaaaaaaaaaagaaaactcaaaagacacatttttcgtaatgttctgtatTCCCATATGAGGTGAATTCCATGCCCTCAAGCGACAGGATGACTgacatgaacaaaaacactcaaaaacgcttttctgttaatgtttcgtttccccgtatagggtgctttgaaagcattttggcatatatatatatatatatatatatatatatatatatatatatatatatatatatatatatatatatatatatatatatatatatatatatatatatatatatatatatatatatatatatatacatatatatatattttttggtaaatgttattctttttctcaatattgagtgttttatatccaCTTTTgctttttgtacttaagaagctcaaaaatacataGAGGAGacgttttttgctaaagttgttttgttttcccatatagggacttttcaataatttttagcgttttagtgcctaacacgttcataagcACTCACAAAAgcccttctatatatatatatatatatatatatatatatatatatatatatatatatatatatatatatatatatatatatatatatatatatatatatatatatatatatatatatatatatatatatatatatatatatatatatatatatcgttcacttccacatatagggtgctttgcatgtattttggcgcttttgtacctaacaatgagaaatacactcaaaatttacttttttggtaatgttgtccggtttctccatatagactgctattcatgccttttagcgttttggtaccgaagaaacTCAAAACGCTTTTCCTTAAGTCTTTTcgattccacatatagggtactttgcctgtattttggcgtttttctacgtaacctgatcaaaaacacttaaaacattttttttttttgtaaagttattctctttctccataaagggtgttttacatgcgtttaaagtgtattttttgcgtaataagttcaaaacactcaaaaagactcgtttttcgtgatgtcttttattcacatataggttaattttcatgctttttttgcgttttggtgcctactaCGTTCAAAAACCCTAAAAGACACAaatcttgtaatgtcatttcatttccccatatatggggctttgcaagcttttcggtgttttgatatctattaatattacaaaaaaacacttaaaatacacgttttgaataatattcatatgtttctctatgtacagtactattcatgagttttatgattttgcttcttaacaaggtgaaaaactctcataatatacgtttctcgtaatatcttttagttttccatataaagaactttgtgtggattttggcgtttttctacgtaacaaacaaaaaagaaaaacactcaaaatactcttttttggaaatgttattatgtttttccatgcagtgtgttttgcatgcctttaagcgtttttgtacgcaaaagtttaaaaacagtcaaaagactcgtttttcgtaatgtggtTTTGTATCACTTTATTTGGTGAAttagatgcttttttttttttagagttttggtgcctaacgcgctgaaaaagagtaaatattgaCAGGAAAATTTTCTGgtgatgtcatttcttttccttgcatagatctcggcgttttcgtacctataatatgaaaaacactcaaaatacacatttgcagtatttttcttcttcctacatatagagtgctattcatacctttaaacattttaatacgtaagaatttcaaaaacactcataaaaattttctcttgtaatgtcttttcgtttcaccatatagtgtgcttttcatgcattttaacttttcactacgtaacaagctcaaaaacaattaatttatttggttttgttaatgttattttgtttctgcataaaggatattttgcatgctaTTTTTTGGTTACGTTTTGGTACGGAGGTAGCTCCAAGGCAATGAACAGAaatgtttttataattttttttcctcattttgagttttttccaataattgttatcataaacactcaaaaacccatatatatatatatatatatatatatatatatatatatatatatatatatatatatatatatatatatatatatatatatatatatatatatatatatacaccaaggATCGGCACTAAGCCCACTATTATTCAACATAGTGTTCGATGTCATAACGGAAAATGTCAGAGAGGAACCACCCTGGTGTGTTTTATATGTTGATGACATTGTCTTAGTGACCGAAAGGAGAGGACAgctggaaagaaaattagaagaatgGAGAGTAGACAATAGACGAGAcaggggaaatggaaaaagaagtgaactTCCGGATTCAGTGTGGCAGGAACAATTGGCGGCAAGTTTCGGGTGTGATATGCGATAGAAGGGTACCAGTAAGAGTGAAGGGCAAAAATCCACAAAGCAGTCGTTAGACCTGCTTTGATGTATGGGCTAGAAGCAGCAACTTtgaagaagattgaagagagaaagatggatgtagcggagatgaagatgttgagatggatggtgggagTCAACAGAACAGACCGAATTAGGAATAAGTACATAAGAGGAACGGTGAAAGtagttgaagtctccaagaagatCCAGGAGTCAAGGTTGAGGTGGTATGGACACTTGAGAAGAAGAGTTGGCGAAGACCACGTAGGAAGGGAGAGCATGGAAATGGAAGTGGAGggagttagaagaagaggacggccCAAAAGAAGATGGATTGACTGCATAAACGGAGATCTTGGGGAGAAGAATATAAATCCAGAGATGGCAAACAATAGAAATACGTGGAGAAGGCTCATTCACAACGGCGACCCCGAATAGGGAAAAgctgggaagaaaaagaatatatatatatatatatatatatatatatatatatatatatatatatatatatatatatatatatatatatatatatatatatatatatatatatatatatatatatatatatatatatatatatatatatatatatatatatatatatatatatatatatatatatatatatatatatatacttaagtacactcataatgcttttttttatcttgtaatgctattgtgtttctccatgaagggtgttttacatgcgttttactgttttggtaggtaagttgcttaaaaacactcaaaagatcctttttttcttttcccatatagggtgttttgcatgctttttagcgttttggtgcctaacacgctcataaacgatcaaaagacatgttactagaaatatttattttcacaatatagggtgctttaaatgtattttggcgttattgtaactaacaatgtgaaatatattcaaaacacacgtttttggtaatgttttttttttttttgtctctccatttagagtgctattcatgcgtttaaatctttttgtaactaagaaaacTAAGAACACCCATATTACATGTTTCACGTAATATATTTCcgttttctaatatagggtactttccatgcattttagtgtttttttttttttttacttaacatgCTCAgatactctcaaaatactttttgttatttttctcttttccgtatagagtgttttgcttgcgttttaacgttttgttacgtaatt
It includes:
- the LOC135091584 gene encoding uncharacterized protein LOC135091584, whose translation is MYGLEAATLKKIEERKMDVAEMKMLRWMVGVNRTDRIRNKYIRGTVKVVEVSKKIQESRLRWYGHLRRRVGEDHVGRESMEMEVEGVRRRGRPKRRWIDCINGDLGEKNINPEMANNRNTWRRLIHNGDPE